The Bacillota bacterium genome includes a window with the following:
- a CDS encoding NAD(P)/FAD-dependent oxidoreductase, producing MKYDLIVMGGGPAGMMSAITAGSEGMHTILTEKNNKLGKKLRITGKGRCNVTNYGDLEDFQRSIITNGKFLYSSLYAFDNLRLMELLESRGVKLKVEQGNRVFPVSDRAGDIIDALYRLLRQNKVEIRLNTAIQNILIEDNHVHGVVTCDNNMIKGDKVVIASGGMSWQQTGSTGDGYKLAQDAGHEIVKPRPALIPLEIKEPWVKDLQGLSLNNVYIRAVVEKRVIAEQSGEMLFTHFGISGPAVLSISSYLSKPSQRPINLQIDIKPELSAGGLDNRLQETLNKNNGKSLKNALHDLVPRRMVPVILQLSKVGSNKKVDRVSRQERERLVHIIKNIPLTLKKMRPLNEAIVTGGGVGIKEINPSTMESKIVKGLYFAGEIIDVDALTGGYNLQIAFSTGYLSGISAAGK from the coding sequence ATGAAATACGATCTTATTGTCATGGGGGGCGGCCCCGCCGGAATGATGAGTGCCATTACGGCAGGGTCAGAGGGTATGCACACAATTCTAACAGAAAAAAATAATAAACTGGGGAAAAAGCTGCGCATTACCGGTAAGGGAAGGTGCAACGTAACTAATTACGGTGACCTGGAAGATTTTCAAAGAAGTATTATAACCAACGGGAAGTTCTTGTATAGTTCCCTTTATGCTTTCGACAACCTCAGGCTCATGGAACTATTGGAATCCCGGGGTGTAAAGCTCAAGGTTGAACAGGGCAACCGTGTTTTTCCGGTTTCGGACCGGGCCGGCGACATTATTGATGCACTGTATAGACTACTTCGCCAAAACAAGGTGGAGATTAGATTGAATACCGCGATCCAGAATATTCTTATCGAGGACAACCATGTCCACGGTGTTGTTACATGTGATAATAATATGATTAAGGGAGATAAAGTTGTTATAGCCTCAGGCGGTATGTCCTGGCAGCAGACAGGCTCCACAGGTGACGGTTATAAGTTAGCACAGGACGCAGGACATGAAATTGTTAAGCCCCGGCCTGCACTGATTCCCCTGGAAATAAAAGAACCGTGGGTCAAGGATCTGCAAGGACTGAGCCTGAATAATGTTTATATTCGGGCTGTGGTTGAAAAACGGGTTATAGCGGAACAAAGCGGTGAGATGCTCTTTACACACTTTGGCATCTCAGGCCCTGCGGTGCTAAGCATAAGCAGCTATTTAAGTAAGCCCTCGCAACGCCCCATAAATCTGCAGATTGATATTAAACCTGAATTGTCAGCCGGTGGGTTAGACAACCGCCTGCAAGAAACTCTGAACAAGAATAACGGAAAAAGTCTTAAAAATGCCCTGCATGATTTGGTTCCTCGCAGGATGGTCCCGGTAATCCTACAATTATCCAAAGTGGGCAGCAATAAAAAAGTTGACCGGGTGAGCAGGCAGGAACGGGAAAGGTTAGTACATATCATCAAAAACATTCCGCTGACGTTAAAAAAAATGCGCCCGCTGAACGAGGCCATTGTTACCGGCGGGGGTGTCGGTATAAAAGAAATTAACCCCTCTACAATGGAATCAAAAATTGTAAAAGGGTTATATTTCGCAGGTGAAATAATAGATGTGGATGCCCTTACAGGCGGTTATAATTTACAAATTGCCTTTTCCACCGGCTACCTGAGCGGTATCAGCGCTGCCGGTAAGTAA
- a CDS encoding plasmid pRiA4b ORF-3 family protein, translated as MGNHNVVSFVEYRKKMWLKDNIEVTINEFEKFTEFIESEKPVLSAKKGVLGKKDSFKLNGILSHKRNVSAPNYNQDQYPVIELMFSLALAGRLYVRANDDRGKSVLLKTPVLESYRCLNPYEKYVYLLQTYWTKYDFDTNFSPWSIIDSLRNLLVSITGADVGQRIVKDDHNFISKLYSVGAPVFHHLNFFGFGELELIAGAKGTHEDSIRAFIPNNFGIYTSQFLLWKAFLTLNSKNTNIFLTLYGKELKPGRDKNPFKIFKQMFPKKVNRTVVAESEFDRTGVYTFKVSFSKRIWRKISISHKHSLHHLHMAIQEAFDFDDDHLYAFYVEGNRRTGKPIYCAEAESENVTAEETIIADLGLYKGQELLYLFDFGDKLEFNVKLLSIDKDLALPEKPVVVEDKGESPEQYPIWE; from the coding sequence GTGGGTAATCATAACGTTGTTTCATTTGTAGAATACAGAAAGAAGATGTGGTTGAAAGATAACATTGAAGTGACTATAAATGAGTTTGAAAAGTTCACTGAATTCATTGAGAGTGAAAAGCCCGTATTGAGTGCAAAGAAAGGTGTGCTGGGCAAAAAAGACTCATTTAAGCTGAACGGGATACTTAGTCATAAAAGGAATGTCAGTGCGCCCAATTATAATCAAGACCAGTACCCGGTGATAGAACTTATGTTTTCGCTGGCTCTGGCTGGAAGGCTTTATGTTAGAGCGAATGATGATAGAGGAAAATCTGTATTATTAAAAACCCCTGTGCTGGAAAGTTACCGGTGTTTGAATCCATATGAAAAATATGTATATCTGCTGCAAACATATTGGACAAAATATGATTTTGATACTAATTTTAGCCCATGGTCGATTATTGACTCCTTAAGGAATCTTCTGGTTTCGATTACTGGTGCAGATGTGGGACAGAGAATTGTAAAAGATGACCATAATTTTATAAGCAAATTGTATTCGGTAGGTGCACCGGTTTTTCATCACTTGAATTTTTTTGGATTTGGAGAACTGGAATTGATAGCTGGCGCCAAAGGAACACATGAAGATTCAATCAGAGCTTTTATACCAAATAACTTTGGAATATATACCAGTCAATTCTTGCTTTGGAAAGCTTTCTTAACCTTAAATTCAAAGAATACAAATATTTTCCTAACACTCTATGGGAAAGAACTTAAACCAGGGAGAGATAAGAATCCCTTTAAAATTTTCAAACAAATGTTTCCGAAAAAAGTCAATAGAACGGTTGTAGCAGAAAGTGAATTTGACAGAACAGGTGTTTATACATTCAAGGTTAGTTTTTCTAAAAGGATATGGAGAAAAATAAGTATATCCCACAAGCATTCTCTGCATCATTTGCACATGGCAATCCAGGAAGCTTTTGATTTTGATGATGATCATCTCTATGCATTTTATGTTGAAGGAAACCGTAGAACCGGGAAACCTATATATTGTGCTGAAGCTGAAAGCGAAAATGTTACGGCAGAAGAAACGATAATTGCTGATTTGGGATTATATAAGGGGCAAGAGTTGCTGTATCTTTTTGATTTCGGAGATAAATTAGAATTTAATGTCAAGCTGCTAAGTATAGATAAAGATTTAGCTTTGCCGGAAAAGCCTGTTGTGGTCGAAGATAAAGGAGAGTCGCCGGAACAATATCCTATATGGGAGTAG
- a CDS encoding 4Fe-4S dicluster domain-containing protein, giving the protein MGHVFDAKEEVYQALARRLNKNPVGAPVNETLMEILYRLYSETEALVGSKFPLLPMPLKKIAGVVGINEGELKRTLEGMADKGLVLDLPRRDSTYYMLAPMVVGFFEYTFMRVREEVNMKELAELFESYFARDGVREEIFGGNTKMFKTLVYESVIPAAVETEVLSYERASEIIRRSGGGALSMCSCRHKAGHLGKACDAPVEDVCTSLGGAAEWLISRGMAKQATVDDLLRVLDRTEKLGLVHLGDNVLNKPAYICHCCGCCCGVLRSINESGISSVHASNFIPVLNSDLCTGCGTCVEACHIRAIVTEDNNMPSVNEESCIGCGVCASECPNEALIMSRRVSLHTPPQNKQEQFIRIAGEKGRLKS; this is encoded by the coding sequence ATGGGACATGTTTTTGATGCTAAGGAAGAGGTTTATCAGGCTTTGGCCCGGCGTCTGAATAAGAATCCGGTGGGAGCTCCGGTGAACGAAACACTTATGGAGATTTTGTACCGCCTTTATAGTGAAACGGAAGCCCTGGTGGGCAGTAAGTTTCCACTTCTTCCAATGCCGTTGAAGAAGATTGCAGGTGTTGTTGGAATTAACGAAGGGGAATTAAAACGGACCCTAGAAGGTATGGCAGACAAAGGGTTGGTTTTAGACCTGCCTCGCCGGGACAGCACTTATTATATGCTGGCTCCTATGGTGGTAGGCTTCTTTGAGTATACCTTTATGCGGGTAAGGGAAGAAGTGAACATGAAGGAGCTGGCAGAGCTTTTTGAAAGTTATTTTGCCAGGGACGGAGTTAGGGAAGAAATTTTCGGGGGCAATACAAAGATGTTCAAGACACTGGTGTATGAGAGCGTTATTCCGGCCGCAGTAGAAACCGAGGTTCTAAGCTACGAAAGGGCGTCAGAAATAATTCGCCGGTCCGGGGGAGGGGCCTTGTCCATGTGCTCCTGCAGGCATAAGGCGGGGCACCTGGGAAAAGCCTGTGATGCGCCGGTTGAAGATGTGTGTACCTCTCTGGGCGGCGCGGCCGAATGGCTTATTAGCCGGGGCATGGCCAAGCAGGCCACAGTGGATGATTTGCTGCGGGTACTTGACCGGACGGAAAAATTAGGGCTGGTTCACCTTGGTGATAACGTACTGAATAAGCCGGCGTATATATGCCACTGCTGCGGCTGCTGTTGTGGTGTGCTGCGGTCTATAAACGAGTCCGGGATAAGCTCTGTTCATGCCAGCAATTTTATACCGGTGCTTAACTCTGACTTATGTACCGGTTGCGGTACGTGTGTGGAAGCCTGTCATATCCGGGCTATCGTCACGGAGGATAATAATATGCCCTCAGTGAATGAAGAGTCATGCATTGGCTGTGGAGTCTGTGCCTCGGAATGTCCTAATGAGGCCTTAATTATGTCACGCCGGGTGTCCTTGCATACCCCTCCCCAGAATAAACAGGAACAATTTATCCGAATTGCCGGAGAAAAAGGGCGTTTAAAATCTTAG
- a CDS encoding glycoside hydrolase family 18, whose amino-acid sequence MTAIGRMQLILFITLLLITLTVSNSSSDGETVLKPGDRGPKVLALQGDMQKLGYLSDAPTGYYGEITRDAVKKLQEEYHLNPDGMVGLETNQLINRLVSSLKVTEKEVLGFFVGEEPVIPSSLETLRVQKDKITSISPFWYRLDRNNPGQLEIGSNVTREEMDNVISFNKKNGVKTYALVHNLLYGKSVIGRDVVHSVLTDPDRRGELVTNIFNLLKSRGFDGVTIDIENIYPGDRGLFIQFLAELSARLDPGGYTVITCVPAKTSDKHNGGWGDNFDYHEVGKYSDLVAIMAYDEHGSFSKSGGPIASIGWVERVVEYALTKLPPEKILLGIPGYGFDWNVDQGSSRYLSYELAMQTAHRFEKSVAWDSENKVPYFNYLDNNGNRHSVYFENARSTAAKLDMVNKYNLNGIAIWRLGMEDPGSWPVIAEKL is encoded by the coding sequence ATGACAGCAATTGGTCGCATGCAACTGATTTTGTTCATTACTCTGCTGCTTATCACGCTTACAGTTAGCAATTCCTCTTCGGATGGGGAAACAGTATTAAAACCCGGTGACAGGGGCCCAAAAGTGTTAGCCTTACAAGGAGATATGCAGAAACTGGGCTACCTTAGCGACGCGCCCACCGGTTATTACGGTGAAATAACCCGGGATGCGGTTAAAAAGCTACAGGAGGAATACCATCTAAATCCGGACGGAATGGTTGGATTAGAAACCAACCAGCTGATCAATCGTCTGGTAAGCTCGCTAAAAGTTACTGAAAAGGAAGTATTGGGTTTTTTTGTGGGAGAGGAACCGGTCATACCTTCGTCTCTGGAAACCCTGCGCGTGCAAAAAGATAAGATAACATCAATCTCCCCTTTTTGGTACAGGCTGGATAGGAATAACCCGGGCCAACTGGAAATCGGTAGCAATGTTACGCGGGAAGAAATGGATAATGTGATCAGCTTTAATAAAAAAAACGGTGTTAAAACTTATGCATTGGTACATAACCTTCTTTACGGTAAAAGTGTAATAGGCAGAGATGTGGTACATTCTGTTCTTACCGACCCGGACAGGCGTGGGGAACTGGTGACCAATATCTTTAACCTTTTAAAAAGCCGGGGCTTTGACGGTGTAACCATAGATATTGAAAATATTTATCCAGGTGACCGCGGGCTGTTTATACAATTCCTGGCTGAACTTTCCGCCCGGTTGGACCCCGGAGGTTATACGGTTATTACATGCGTGCCCGCCAAAACTTCGGACAAGCATAACGGTGGCTGGGGAGATAATTTTGACTATCATGAGGTGGGCAAGTATTCCGATCTTGTTGCTATTATGGCCTATGATGAGCACGGCTCCTTCAGCAAAAGCGGCGGGCCTATAGCATCCATTGGCTGGGTGGAGCGAGTGGTGGAGTATGCACTGACCAAGTTACCACCGGAAAAGATACTCTTGGGCATTCCCGGCTATGGTTTTGACTGGAATGTTGACCAGGGGTCTTCACGCTATCTTTCTTACGAACTGGCTATGCAGACCGCCCACCGGTTTGAAAAGAGTGTGGCCTGGGACAGTGAAAATAAGGTTCCCTACTTTAATTACCTGGACAACAATGGCAACCGGCACAGCGTTTATTTTGAAAATGCCCGCAGTACAGCAGCAAAATTGGATATGGTTAACAAATATAATTTGAACGGCATAGCTATCTGGCGCCTGGGCATGGAAGATCCCGGCAGCTGGCCGGTAATAGCTGAAAAACTGTAA